One stretch of Amycolatopsis sp. NBC_00345 DNA includes these proteins:
- a CDS encoding ABC transporter substrate-binding protein, which yields MIDGLVLPDAGVPRRGGVLRYFGPGGMDHIDPACASYAFSHQILRLFTRQLFTYPTTAGDDALTPVPDLAVAVPGPGLVRRVELRPGVYWDTDPPREVTAADVVRGLKRLACPVTGTGALGYFTSTVRGMAEFADGYRAAIERDGATPSTAAAYQNSHEVSGLRVLDERRLEIELVRPANDIVNILATLYASPAPVEYDAVVPGGPGFADVVRSCGPYRLTGYRHGEHLAMRRHPAWNPAADPLRAAWIDGIEVRMARVGDDVVRAEVESGRADLSWGAPVISHDRVSPDIDRHVGYALNPYLVFNLRGPRPELRDPAVRRALAVAVDRSALVGVLDRMDLGTVTETAYGVIPPGNVGHRPARATAGQGDPDRARALLKALGHNGIRLRVLYRMETPHDDLAHSYAGDLRAAGAEVEMIRIEHADEYYRILQDPARSLAGDWDVTAPSWTPDWFGNNGRTCVQPLFESPSGAGSCNYGGYSDPAVDKMIAEALSEPDPARSGELWHAVDRTVCDAAVVVPLLVCEPTILHVTSPRVRNAIPMPHVDRWYDAANLWLAG from the coding sequence ATGATCGACGGGCTGGTTTTGCCCGACGCGGGTGTGCCCCGCCGGGGCGGGGTACTGCGGTACTTCGGGCCCGGCGGGATGGACCACATCGACCCGGCGTGCGCCAGTTACGCGTTCTCCCACCAGATCCTGAGACTGTTCACCCGGCAGCTGTTCACCTATCCGACCACCGCCGGCGACGACGCCCTCACGCCCGTGCCGGACCTGGCGGTGGCCGTGCCGGGACCGGGGCTGGTGCGCCGCGTCGAGCTGCGGCCCGGGGTGTACTGGGACACCGACCCGCCGCGTGAGGTCACCGCCGCCGACGTGGTCCGCGGCTTGAAGCGGCTGGCCTGCCCGGTGACGGGAACCGGCGCGCTGGGCTACTTCACCAGCACCGTGCGGGGGATGGCCGAGTTCGCCGACGGCTACCGGGCCGCGATCGAGCGGGATGGCGCCACCCCGTCGACCGCCGCCGCCTACCAGAACAGCCACGAGGTCAGCGGGCTGCGGGTGCTCGACGAGCGGCGGCTGGAGATCGAGCTGGTCCGGCCCGCGAACGACATCGTCAACATCCTCGCCACGCTCTACGCGTCACCCGCGCCCGTCGAGTACGACGCCGTTGTCCCCGGCGGGCCCGGGTTCGCCGACGTGGTCCGCTCCTGCGGCCCCTACCGGCTGACCGGGTACCGGCACGGCGAACACCTGGCGATGCGGCGCCATCCCGCGTGGAACCCGGCGGCCGACCCGCTGCGCGCGGCCTGGATCGACGGGATCGAGGTGCGGATGGCCCGGGTCGGTGACGACGTCGTGCGCGCCGAGGTGGAGAGCGGCCGGGCGGACCTGTCCTGGGGCGCGCCCGTGATCAGCCACGACCGCGTGTCCCCGGACATCGACCGGCACGTGGGGTACGCGCTCAACCCGTACCTCGTGTTCAACCTGCGCGGACCCCGGCCGGAGCTGCGGGACCCGGCGGTCCGGCGAGCCCTCGCCGTCGCCGTCGACCGGTCCGCGCTGGTCGGCGTGCTGGATCGGATGGACCTCGGCACGGTCACCGAGACCGCGTACGGCGTCATCCCGCCCGGCAACGTCGGCCACCGGCCCGCACGCGCCACGGCCGGCCAAGGTGACCCGGATCGGGCCCGGGCGCTGCTGAAAGCCTTGGGCCACAACGGGATACGGCTGCGGGTGCTCTACCGGATGGAAACACCGCACGACGACCTCGCGCACAGCTACGCCGGCGACCTCCGCGCGGCCGGTGCGGAGGTCGAGATGATCCGGATCGAGCACGCCGACGAGTACTACCGGATCCTCCAGGACCCGGCCCGGTCCCTCGCCGGCGACTGGGACGTCACGGCCCCGTCCTGGACCCCTGACTGGTTCGGCAACAACGGCCGCACGTGTGTGCAGCCGCTGTTCGAGTCCCCGTCCGGGGCCGGCAGCTGCAATTACGGCGGGTACAGCGATCCCGCCGTGGACAAGATGATCGCCGAGGCCCTCTCGGAGCCGGACCCGGCCCGGTCGGGCGAGCTGTGGCACGCCGTCGACCGGACCGTGTGCGACGCGGCCGTGGTGGTGCCGCTGCTGGTCTGCGAGCCCACGATCCTGCACGTCACGAGCCCACGCGTGCGCAACGCCATCCCGATGCCGCACGTCGACCGGTGGTACGACGCGGCCAACCTGTGGCTGGCCGGCTGA
- a CDS encoding aminotransferase class V-fold PLP-dependent enzyme, translating into MTSTATRPLRGERRLHDASWDTIRELFALDRAVTHLNTGTVGALPHEVLEVNDRVTREWTGGLMNVYPPGMYTGHRETLARGLGVDQDEIVICHNATEGVSRVINGLDLRAGDEVIATSHECYSVLSNFNLVRNRHGITLKTITPPSGWDVRAEEIVELFERAITPRTKVLAFSGITLFTGTLMPIRALCELAQRHGLTTVVDGALLPGMLDCDFRAYGADFISCSGSKFQCGPLGTGILYVRNKIFPEHNPLPLPTIWPIISTWYPMAGEPPPRTTTSVASCNIADYLQSAGSASIARGAALAAAAELWDEIGRARIERRIFDLAEHARAALVEAFGRDNIHSPGADQRLRSPLIAFHPFRRPEDAWNVKKFMAFVDRLEHEHRIWVRWTEFDVPSSPHQHYAARVCTHLFNDHGEIDRAVAIMRDLGREMS; encoded by the coding sequence GTGACCTCCACCGCGACCCGACCGCTGCGGGGCGAGCGCCGCCTGCACGACGCCTCGTGGGACACCATCCGCGAGCTGTTCGCCCTCGACCGGGCGGTGACCCACCTCAACACCGGCACCGTCGGCGCCCTGCCGCACGAGGTGCTGGAGGTCAACGACCGGGTGACCCGGGAGTGGACCGGCGGGCTGATGAACGTCTACCCGCCGGGGATGTACACCGGCCACCGCGAGACCCTGGCCCGCGGCCTTGGCGTCGACCAGGACGAGATCGTCATCTGCCACAACGCCACCGAGGGTGTCTCCCGGGTGATCAACGGGCTGGACCTGCGGGCCGGCGACGAGGTGATCGCCACCAGCCACGAGTGCTACTCGGTGCTGTCCAACTTCAACCTCGTCCGCAACCGGCACGGGATCACCCTGAAGACGATCACGCCGCCGTCCGGGTGGGACGTGCGGGCCGAGGAGATCGTCGAGCTGTTCGAACGGGCGATCACCCCGCGTACCAAGGTGCTCGCGTTCTCCGGGATCACCCTGTTCACCGGGACGCTGATGCCGATCCGCGCGTTGTGCGAACTGGCGCAACGGCACGGCCTGACCACGGTGGTCGACGGCGCGCTGCTGCCCGGCATGCTCGACTGCGACTTCCGGGCGTACGGCGCCGACTTCATCTCCTGCTCGGGGTCGAAGTTCCAGTGCGGTCCACTCGGGACCGGGATCCTGTACGTCCGCAACAAGATCTTCCCCGAGCACAACCCGCTGCCGCTGCCGACGATCTGGCCGATCATCTCGACCTGGTACCCGATGGCGGGCGAGCCGCCGCCCCGCACCACCACGTCCGTCGCCAGCTGCAACATCGCCGACTACCTGCAGAGCGCGGGCAGCGCCAGCATCGCCCGCGGCGCCGCGCTGGCCGCCGCGGCCGAGCTGTGGGACGAGATCGGCCGGGCCCGGATCGAGCGGCGGATCTTCGACCTGGCCGAGCACGCGCGGGCCGCGCTGGTCGAAGCCTTCGGCCGCGACAACATCCACTCCCCGGGCGCCGACCAGCGGCTGCGGTCGCCGCTGATCGCGTTCCACCCGTTCCGACGGCCGGAGGACGCCTGGAACGTCAAGAAGTTCATGGCGTTCGTCGACCGGCTCGAGCACGAGCACCGGATCTGGGTCCGGTGGACCGAGTTCGACGTTCCCTCCTCGCCCCACCAGCACTACGCGGCCCGGGTCTGCACGCACCTGTTCAACGACCACGGCGAGATCGACCGCGCCGTGGCGATCATGCGCGACCTGGGACGGGAGATGTCATGA
- a CDS encoding MoaD/ThiS family protein gives MPQLIVPGSWHNATSGKARLELPATTLRELLDAFVHSHPDAGYRLYDSAGKLLNYHMFVLDDEQVPRMTAAEDVGLTSTSRVEVIPPLVGG, from the coding sequence ATGCCCCAGCTCATCGTCCCCGGCAGCTGGCACAACGCGACCTCGGGCAAGGCCCGCCTGGAGCTGCCGGCGACCACCCTGCGGGAACTGCTGGACGCGTTCGTGCACTCGCACCCCGACGCCGGCTACCGGCTCTACGACTCGGCCGGAAAGCTGTTGAACTACCACATGTTCGTCCTCGACGACGAACAGGTGCCCCGGATGACCGCGGCCGAGGACGTCGGGCTCACGTCGACCAGCCGCGTGGAGGTCATCCCACCGCTCGTCGGCGGCTAG
- a CDS encoding nucleotide sugar dehydrogenase, whose protein sequence is MRFLPDDRDPSVLVVGAGYVGLCLAAVFARRGLKVVAYDVDRDHVERLRAGRCTIAEPGLEQLLREGLASGCLTVSADLSAAAAVDVVLLAPGTPVDADGRLDSSQLEAACRDLAPRLRPGQLVVVKSTVSPGTTRTVVAPLLAGHGLRPGIDLGLAHCPERLAEGQALEQLRELAVIVGGIDAESAAAAAALWERHLGVPVHPVADADVAEAVKLASNWWIDHNIAMANELALFCDAFGIDVLDVVTAANTLPKGAGRLNVLLPSVGVGGSCLTKDPVMAARAAADRGVELRTITTGRAVNDAMPGHAARSLTDELRKLGTDPAGATVAVLGLAFKNDVGDLRETPVVPFVEGLRRAGCTVRLHDGLAEPDQVRARFGQDPEPSIGAALAGADAVAVLAAHREYRELTPGDLRAATRAGCLVFDGRRYYTRDEITALHDHDLRYRGIGR, encoded by the coding sequence ATGCGCTTCCTTCCCGATGACCGCGACCCGTCCGTGCTTGTTGTCGGCGCGGGCTACGTCGGGCTGTGCCTGGCCGCGGTGTTCGCGCGGCGCGGCTTGAAAGTCGTGGCGTACGACGTCGATCGCGATCACGTCGAACGGCTGCGGGCCGGCCGGTGCACGATCGCCGAACCCGGGCTGGAGCAGCTGCTGCGCGAAGGGCTGGCGAGCGGGTGCCTGACCGTGTCGGCGGACCTGTCCGCGGCCGCGGCCGTCGACGTCGTCCTGCTCGCCCCGGGCACGCCGGTCGACGCCGACGGCCGCCTCGACTCGTCCCAGCTGGAGGCGGCCTGCCGCGACCTCGCCCCCCGGCTGCGCCCGGGCCAGCTCGTCGTGGTCAAGTCCACGGTGTCGCCCGGAACCACCCGTACCGTGGTCGCGCCCTTGCTGGCGGGCCACGGGTTGCGGCCTGGCATCGACCTCGGCCTCGCGCACTGCCCGGAGCGGCTCGCCGAGGGGCAGGCGCTCGAGCAGCTGCGGGAGCTCGCCGTCATCGTCGGCGGGATCGACGCGGAGTCCGCCGCCGCGGCGGCCGCGCTGTGGGAGCGTCACCTCGGGGTCCCGGTCCACCCGGTGGCCGATGCCGACGTGGCCGAGGCGGTCAAGCTCGCGAGCAACTGGTGGATCGACCACAACATCGCGATGGCCAACGAACTGGCGCTGTTCTGCGACGCGTTCGGCATCGACGTGCTGGACGTGGTGACCGCGGCCAACACGCTGCCCAAGGGCGCGGGCCGGCTGAACGTGCTGCTGCCCAGCGTCGGCGTGGGCGGCTCGTGCCTGACCAAGGACCCCGTGATGGCGGCGCGGGCGGCGGCCGACCGCGGGGTGGAGCTGCGCACGATCACGACCGGGCGGGCCGTCAACGACGCCATGCCCGGCCACGCGGCCCGCAGCCTGACCGACGAGCTGCGCAAGCTCGGCACGGACCCCGCCGGCGCGACGGTCGCCGTGCTGGGGCTGGCGTTCAAGAACGACGTCGGCGACCTGCGCGAGACCCCGGTCGTCCCGTTCGTGGAGGGACTGCGCCGGGCCGGCTGCACCGTCCGGCTGCACGACGGGCTGGCCGAGCCCGACCAGGTCCGCGCCCGGTTCGGGCAGGACCCGGAGCCGTCGATCGGCGCGGCGCTGGCCGGGGCCGACGCGGTCGCGGTCCTCGCCGCGCACCGGGAGTACCGCGAACTCACCCCTGGCGACCTGCGCGCCGCCACCCGGGCGGGCTGCCTCGTCTTCGACGGCCGCCGCTACTACACCCGCGACGAGATCACCGCACTGCACGACCATGACCTGCGCTACCGAGGGATCGGCCGGTGA
- a CDS encoding glycosyltransferase — MKVLFVSSPGLGHLFPLVPLAWAFRADGHDVVIATAEHAERAARSGLEVVDIAPRFSSVAAFEQVAKDRPDFITTVATRPAVDLADWGVQIAAVNRPLIDGLITLTDDFGPDLVVYEQGATAGLFAAARAGVPAVQRNHGAFATGGMHDAVAAFLGDFFDKYELARPLPKPEVIIESFPPSMILDRAPEGWFMRWVPYGGGEVHGDRWPSPRRGGRPRVAVSMGTIELQAFGLGAVESIVAAAADVDAEFVLALGDLDVAPLRPLPANVRAVEWTALHRLLRQCTAVVHHGSGGMIMTATESCTPQLLAPDARDMFQHSGRDAVRKLGTGLVSTADEVSPQLLTRLIQDEGLRQRMSVVRDEIQALPSPAETVRRIVAQL; from the coding sequence ATGAAGGTCCTGTTCGTCTCGTCGCCCGGCCTCGGTCATCTGTTCCCGTTGGTCCCGCTGGCGTGGGCGTTCCGCGCGGACGGCCACGACGTGGTCATCGCCACGGCCGAGCACGCCGAACGCGCGGCCCGGTCCGGCCTCGAAGTGGTGGACATCGCGCCGCGCTTCAGCTCCGTCGCGGCCTTCGAACAGGTGGCCAAGGATCGTCCGGACTTCATCACGACCGTGGCCACCCGCCCGGCCGTCGACCTGGCCGACTGGGGAGTCCAGATCGCGGCGGTGAACCGGCCGCTGATCGACGGCCTGATCACCCTCACCGACGATTTCGGACCCGATCTGGTGGTCTACGAGCAGGGGGCGACGGCGGGCCTGTTCGCGGCCGCGCGGGCCGGAGTGCCTGCGGTGCAACGCAACCACGGCGCGTTCGCGACCGGCGGCATGCACGACGCCGTCGCCGCCTTCCTCGGCGACTTCTTCGACAAGTACGAGCTCGCCCGGCCGTTGCCGAAACCGGAGGTGATCATCGAGTCGTTCCCGCCGAGCATGATCCTCGACCGGGCGCCGGAGGGCTGGTTCATGCGGTGGGTCCCCTACGGCGGGGGAGAGGTGCACGGCGACCGCTGGCCCAGCCCGCGGCGTGGGGGCCGGCCCCGGGTCGCGGTGTCGATGGGCACCATCGAACTGCAGGCGTTCGGGCTCGGGGCCGTGGAGTCCATTGTGGCCGCGGCCGCCGACGTGGACGCCGAGTTCGTGCTGGCCCTCGGTGATCTCGACGTCGCCCCGCTGCGGCCGTTGCCGGCCAACGTGCGCGCGGTCGAGTGGACGGCGCTGCATCGGCTGCTGCGCCAGTGCACCGCGGTGGTGCACCACGGCAGCGGCGGGATGATCATGACCGCGACCGAGTCGTGTACGCCGCAACTGCTCGCGCCGGACGCCAGGGACATGTTCCAGCACTCCGGGCGCGACGCCGTCCGCAAGCTCGGCACCGGCCTGGTGAGCACGGCCGACGAGGTCAGCCCCCAGCTGCTGACCCGGCTGATCCAGGACGAGGGGCTGCGGCAGCGGATGTCCGTGGTGCGGGACGAGATCCAGGCACTGCCGTCCCCGGCGGAGACGGTGCGGCGGATCGTCGCCCAGCTCTAG
- a CDS encoding NAD-dependent epimerase/dehydratase family protein, with product MTQTPIPLGRRGRHVLVTGGHGFIGSHLVEALAAAGWRITVLDPADPPPDLAVPAGAVRHVRADVRDAGLVRREITADTSLIVHLSSLVGVDQYLYDPLDVIDIAVMGTRAVLDATRDAGARLVLASTSEVYGRNPNVPWAEDSDRVLGPTTADRWSYSTSKATAEHMTFAHARRYGTRVTALRYFNVYGPRQRPAYVVSNTVHRLLRGDAPLLYDGGEQTRCFTYVRDTIAATLAVAASPETEGMVLNVGSERETTVAEIVRAVAAAVGSTVEPVRVNTGAAFGAVYEDIPRRVPDTSRIAGLLGWRATTTVEQGLAETVAWARANDWWTGQSAGERNERGAAR from the coding sequence ATGACCCAGACACCCATTCCGCTCGGCCGACGCGGCCGCCACGTCCTGGTGACCGGCGGGCACGGCTTCATCGGCAGCCACCTGGTCGAAGCGCTCGCCGCGGCCGGGTGGCGGATCACCGTCCTGGACCCGGCCGACCCGCCCCCGGACCTCGCCGTCCCGGCCGGCGCCGTCCGCCATGTGCGCGCCGACGTGCGCGACGCCGGCCTCGTCCGCCGTGAGATCACCGCCGACACCAGCCTGATCGTGCACCTCTCGTCGCTGGTCGGGGTCGACCAGTACCTGTACGACCCGCTTGACGTCATCGACATCGCGGTCATGGGCACGCGCGCTGTCCTGGACGCCACGCGGGACGCGGGCGCGCGGCTGGTCCTGGCCAGCACGAGCGAGGTCTACGGCCGCAACCCGAACGTCCCGTGGGCCGAGGACTCCGACCGGGTCCTGGGCCCGACCACGGCCGACCGGTGGTCGTACTCCACCAGCAAGGCCACGGCCGAGCACATGACGTTCGCCCACGCCCGTCGCTACGGCACGCGCGTCACCGCGTTGCGTTACTTCAACGTCTACGGCCCGCGGCAACGGCCCGCCTACGTCGTGAGCAACACCGTGCACCGACTGCTTCGCGGTGACGCCCCGCTGCTCTACGACGGCGGTGAACAGACGCGTTGTTTCACCTACGTCCGCGACACCATCGCCGCCACTCTCGCCGTCGCGGCGTCACCGGAGACGGAGGGGATGGTCCTCAACGTCGGCAGTGAACGGGAAACCACCGTCGCGGAGATCGTCCGCGCGGTCGCGGCCGCCGTCGGGTCCACTGTGGAGCCTGTGCGGGTGAACACCGGCGCGGCGTTCGGGGCCGTGTACGAGGACATCCCGCGCCGGGTCCCGGACACGTCCCGGATCGCCGGGCTGCTCGGGTGGCGGGCGACCACGACGGTCGAGCAGGGCCTGGCGGAGACGGTCGCGTGGGCGCGTGCCAACGACTGGTGGACCGGCCAGAGCGCGGGTGAGCGGAACGAGCGCGGAGCCGCCCGATGA
- a CDS encoding DegT/DnrJ/EryC1/StrS family aminotransferase, which translates to MIPVFKVAMAPDVPERVAEVLRSGRLEHGPRADAFEAELGRRIGNPRVATVNCATSGMHLALHLLAGRDPYRPDPAPERDEVLTTPLTFEGSNWPILGNGLRIRWVDTDPATLNIDLDDLERRISPRTRAIVVVHWLGFPLDLHRLDQVLDRAERRLGFRPPVVEDCAQAWGATCHGRPLGNHGNTAVYSFQTIKLLTTGGGGLMVFPDDESHRRALRTRWFGIDRHDDRTVGAYDVAEWGYRFPMNEVNAEIGLANLDLAGELLVRQRANADRFDKELQGVPGLEHTDRPDDREPSFWAYPVKVDDRPGFMRRLAEAGIMTTIVARRNDEHTAVAAAREPLPGLDSVAERVCYLPVGWWLTDEQRGHIVDTVRAGW; encoded by the coding sequence ATGATCCCGGTGTTCAAGGTGGCGATGGCGCCCGACGTCCCGGAACGCGTGGCCGAGGTCCTGCGCAGCGGCCGGCTGGAACACGGGCCCCGCGCGGACGCGTTCGAAGCCGAACTCGGGCGCCGGATCGGCAACCCTCGGGTCGCCACCGTCAACTGCGCGACCTCCGGTATGCACCTCGCCCTGCACCTGCTGGCGGGACGCGACCCGTACCGGCCCGACCCCGCCCCCGAACGCGACGAGGTGCTCACCACCCCGCTCACCTTCGAGGGGTCCAACTGGCCGATCCTGGGCAACGGCCTGCGGATCCGCTGGGTCGACACCGACCCGGCGACGCTGAACATCGACCTCGACGACCTGGAACGGCGGATCTCGCCCCGCACCCGCGCGATCGTCGTGGTGCACTGGCTCGGTTTTCCCCTTGACCTGCACCGGCTCGACCAGGTGCTCGACCGGGCCGAGCGCCGCCTCGGCTTCCGGCCGCCGGTCGTGGAGGACTGCGCCCAGGCGTGGGGGGCGACCTGCCACGGCCGTCCGCTGGGCAACCACGGCAACACCGCCGTCTACAGCTTCCAGACGATCAAGCTGCTGACCACCGGTGGTGGCGGCCTGATGGTCTTCCCGGACGACGAGTCGCACCGGCGGGCGCTGCGGACCCGCTGGTTCGGCATCGACCGCCACGACGACCGGACCGTGGGCGCGTACGACGTCGCCGAGTGGGGCTACCGGTTCCCGATGAACGAGGTCAACGCCGAGATCGGCCTGGCCAACCTGGACCTGGCCGGGGAGTTGCTGGTCCGCCAGCGCGCCAACGCCGACCGCTTCGACAAGGAACTCCAGGGCGTGCCCGGCCTGGAGCACACCGACCGCCCCGACGACCGGGAGCCCAGTTTCTGGGCGTACCCGGTGAAGGTCGACGACCGGCCGGGGTTCATGCGCCGGCTCGCCGAGGCCGGGATCATGACGACGATCGTCGCGCGGCGCAACGACGAGCACACCGCCGTCGCGGCCGCCCGCGAACCCTTGCCCGGTCTGGATTCCGTGGCCGAGCGCGTCTGCTACCTGCCCGTCGGCTGGTGGCTGACCGACGAGCAGCGCGGGCACATCGTCGACACCGTCCGCGCCGGATGGTGA
- a CDS encoding ABC transporter substrate-binding protein — protein MTADLRLPAPLAPGDLDPARARPAAELVHRLTTRTLFGYRAGPGLRDWQAVEPVGDLAAMVPSTYNAGLGASLRSYVVHLRQGVRWDTTPPRPVTAHDVVRGFTRVCAPTARPAGIESLLSLVRGMRAYAERYAEAVAGHEHDVEWHWAFQAADSIPGVFALDAESLVVELEQPAQDAVDVLALPCVAPAPVEYDDFVPGTADFLRHARATGPYRIAEVAPDGGIRLEPNPVWDPATDPLRQRVFGTVTLRTDAPAPDLRPEADVPEVLRACLLPNAAPGRPLADPARRRLVASAVDPEVVAAHLPGARAATRVIPPGNSAGPAPARPGFRPADVTAGDLVLVHLNDAVVAEAVAGCLSRAGFQVTVREVTAAQHAELLYGRSDLEPDLVLTSWAARWRHHNYRAYLQPLLTRSVDRPVFDVLIEQALRADSDPNATRAAWAAVEREALERAAVIPLLHGPPSAARALPGMGPVTPLYSLGLAADPANLALPV, from the coding sequence ATGACCGCGGACCTGCGACTGCCCGCGCCGCTCGCGCCCGGCGACCTCGATCCGGCCCGGGCCCGGCCGGCGGCGGAGCTGGTCCACCGGCTGACCACCAGGACGTTGTTCGGCTACCGGGCCGGGCCCGGCCTGCGGGACTGGCAGGCGGTCGAGCCGGTCGGGGATCTGGCCGCGATGGTGCCGTCCACGTACAACGCGGGTCTCGGCGCGAGCCTGCGGTCCTATGTGGTCCATCTGCGCCAGGGAGTCCGTTGGGACACCACACCTCCACGGCCGGTGACCGCGCACGACGTCGTGCGCGGCTTCACCCGCGTGTGCGCTCCGACCGCGCGGCCCGCCGGGATCGAGTCGCTGTTGTCGCTGGTCCGGGGGATGCGGGCGTACGCGGAGCGCTACGCCGAAGCCGTCGCGGGCCATGAGCACGACGTGGAATGGCACTGGGCCTTCCAAGCGGCGGACTCGATCCCGGGTGTGTTCGCCCTCGACGCGGAGAGCCTGGTGGTCGAGCTGGAACAGCCGGCCCAGGACGCCGTCGACGTCCTCGCCCTGCCGTGCGTCGCGCCCGCGCCCGTCGAGTACGACGACTTCGTGCCCGGCACCGCCGACTTCCTGCGGCACGCCCGCGCGACCGGTCCGTACCGGATCGCCGAGGTGGCCCCGGACGGCGGGATACGCCTGGAGCCCAACCCCGTCTGGGATCCCGCCACGGATCCCTTGCGCCAGCGCGTTTTCGGCACCGTGACCCTGCGAACCGACGCCCCGGCCCCGGACCTGCGACCCGAGGCGGACGTCCCCGAGGTCCTGCGCGCCTGTCTGCTGCCCAACGCCGCCCCGGGCCGCCCTCTCGCCGACCCGGCCCGTCGTCGCCTGGTCGCCTCGGCCGTCGACCCCGAGGTGGTCGCCGCGCACCTGCCCGGTGCCCGCGCCGCGACCCGGGTGATCCCCCCTGGCAACAGCGCCGGTCCCGCCCCGGCCCGCCCGGGCTTCCGGCCGGCCGACGTGACCGCCGGGGATCTCGTCCTGGTGCACCTGAATGACGCCGTCGTGGCGGAGGCGGTGGCCGGCTGTCTCTCGCGTGCCGGTTTCCAGGTCACGGTTCGCGAGGTGACCGCGGCGCAGCACGCCGAACTGCTGTACGGCCGCAGCGACCTCGAGCCCGACCTCGTGCTGACGTCCTGGGCCGCCCGGTGGCGACACCACAACTACCGCGCCTACCTGCAACCGCTGCTCACCCGCAGCGTCGACAGGCCGGTCTTCGACGTGCTGATCGAACAGGCGCTGCGGGCCGACTCCGATCCGAACGCCACCCGGGCCGCGTGGGCGGCGGTGGAGCGCGAGGCGCTGGAACGGGCGGCGGTGATCCCCCTGCTGCACGGCCCGCCGTCGGCCGCGCGGGCGCTGCCGGGGATGGGCCCGGTCACGCCCCTGTACTCGCTCGGCCTGGCCGCCGACCCGGCGAACCTGGCGCTCCCGGTGTGA
- a CDS encoding SUMF1/EgtB/PvdO family nonheme iron enzyme produces the protein MATYDEATLSDVGTAGSVLVSGAALWLGSPEWVIDWLAKQEQSLPAPWFRDETPQTLVEVAPFLMDRHPVTVGRYTAFTEATGYRTVAERRGWSLVYGADYWHQAPGASWRRPAGQDVGYTPPPDHPVVHIAVEDADAYAAWAGQRLPTEAEWELAARGGAYRMWPWGDQWSRERANTTELWLGNAGNGLPDWRTWWKARTHDRGPIPLTTPVGTFSPHGDSPFGVADMAGNVYEWTASPSRLYGPPSPDCDPTLLSVMGRFRVIRGGSWMNLRFQTRTSERLHGDPTGWACFATGFRCVQDY, from the coding sequence ATGGCGACCTATGACGAGGCGACGCTCAGCGACGTCGGGACCGCCGGATCCGTCCTGGTCAGCGGCGCCGCGCTGTGGCTCGGATCGCCGGAGTGGGTGATCGATTGGCTGGCGAAGCAGGAGCAGTCGCTGCCCGCACCGTGGTTCCGCGACGAAACCCCCCAGACGCTCGTGGAGGTCGCCCCGTTCCTGATGGACCGCCACCCCGTCACCGTCGGCCGGTACACCGCTTTCACCGAGGCCACCGGCTACCGCACGGTCGCCGAGCGCCGCGGCTGGAGCCTCGTCTACGGCGCGGACTACTGGCACCAGGCGCCCGGCGCGTCCTGGCGGCGGCCCGCGGGCCAGGACGTCGGCTACACGCCGCCGCCGGACCACCCCGTCGTCCACATCGCGGTCGAGGACGCCGACGCCTACGCCGCCTGGGCCGGCCAGCGGCTGCCGACCGAGGCGGAGTGGGAACTGGCCGCCCGCGGCGGCGCGTATCGGATGTGGCCGTGGGGCGACCAGTGGTCGCGCGAGCGGGCCAACACCACGGAACTGTGGCTGGGCAACGCCGGCAACGGCCTGCCGGACTGGCGCACGTGGTGGAAGGCCCGCACCCACGACCGCGGCCCGATCCCGCTGACCACCCCGGTCGGCACCTTCAGCCCGCACGGCGACAGCCCGTTCGGCGTGGCCGACATGGCGGGCAACGTCTACGAGTGGACGGCGTCGCCGAGCCGCCTCTACGGCCCGCCGTCCCCCGACTGCGACCCGACCCTGCTGAGCGTGATGGGCCGGTTCCGGGTCATCCGCGGCGGATCGTGGATGAACCTGCGCTTCCAGACCCGTACCAGCGAACGGCTGCACGGTGATCCCACCGGGTGGGCCTGCTTCGCCACCGGGTTCCGCTGCGTCCAGGACTACTGA